The following are encoded together in the Proteiniphilum saccharofermentans genome:
- a CDS encoding alpha-L-arabinofuranosidase C-terminal domain-containing protein yields the protein MKALNKGINNMTIEKIVIIFICVACFSPSFATNKKTVVHVTKVSVEIPDNPETVDPMIYGQMLEDCNDKIIYGGLLNEKNEENPAVFELLKSLQMPVVRWPAGTYIHEYDWENGIGPKEKRPVINCIRWGGVDTNLFGTDEFLQWCQRIGTEPYINFNMSNHPDYAASLGDALNWIEYVNGSSETAFGMKRIANGHADPYNVKYWCIGNENYGSYGIHKAETAEFYSHKLNQWASCFKSLYPDLSLLAVGHVYDWNKKVLEKNGNLIDFLTMHFYMGAKIKEGKLQDPLYTIFSPVKAEMQISKNAILFDKVNRLFDRIDNPIRLSIDEWNCRHSVFENEKYSFTRNDTRRLFDVVTTAGMLNVFIRQSPYVGMANYIFPVNGHGLVRSVGDEDAYKSTIYHVFDLYRKHMSGEKMNIYIDGPKVTLPVQELAIGGNFDNELLTEDVDVAYIDGVAVRTDDNVINLVLINRSHLKKQEIKIEMPGGYVPVTMWKIENDDINAGNSEDMREHISPQMINLSRKHLNSKIIISPCGFILIQYKKG from the coding sequence ATGAAAGCATTAAATAAAGGCATAAATAATATGACAATAGAAAAGATTGTAATTATCTTTATATGTGTCGCATGTTTTTCCCCGAGTTTTGCAACTAATAAGAAAACAGTAGTACATGTGACAAAGGTATCAGTTGAAATCCCTGACAACCCGGAGACTGTTGATCCGATGATTTATGGGCAAATGTTGGAAGATTGTAATGATAAAATAATATATGGAGGGTTACTTAATGAGAAAAATGAAGAAAATCCGGCAGTTTTTGAATTATTGAAATCACTTCAGATGCCAGTGGTCCGATGGCCTGCTGGTACATATATTCATGAATATGACTGGGAAAATGGTATTGGACCGAAAGAAAAACGACCAGTAATTAATTGTATCCGTTGGGGAGGAGTTGATACAAATCTTTTTGGAACGGATGAATTCCTTCAATGGTGTCAAAGAATAGGGACTGAACCTTATATCAATTTTAATATGAGTAATCATCCTGATTATGCCGCATCGTTGGGTGACGCGTTAAATTGGATTGAATATGTAAATGGTTCTTCCGAAACTGCATTTGGCATGAAGCGGATCGCCAATGGACATGCCGATCCCTATAATGTAAAGTATTGGTGTATAGGTAATGAAAACTATGGTTCTTATGGTATTCACAAAGCAGAAACGGCAGAATTCTATTCGCATAAGTTAAACCAATGGGCTTCTTGTTTCAAATCATTATATCCCGACTTGAGCCTTTTGGCGGTAGGGCATGTTTATGATTGGAATAAAAAAGTACTTGAAAAGAATGGTAATCTAATTGATTTTTTAACTATGCATTTTTATATGGGGGCAAAAATAAAAGAAGGGAAGCTGCAAGACCCACTTTACACTATTTTTTCCCCGGTAAAAGCCGAAATGCAAATCTCAAAGAATGCGATTCTTTTCGATAAGGTGAACAGGCTGTTCGATCGAATAGATAATCCCATACGATTAAGCATTGATGAATGGAATTGTAGGCACTCTGTTTTTGAGAATGAGAAATATTCTTTCACCAGAAATGATACTAGGCGATTGTTTGATGTAGTGACAACAGCCGGGATGTTAAATGTTTTTATTCGACAGAGTCCATATGTAGGAATGGCCAATTATATATTTCCTGTAAATGGGCATGGATTAGTTCGATCTGTTGGAGATGAAGATGCTTATAAAAGTACGATTTATCATGTTTTCGATCTTTACCGGAAGCATATGTCCGGAGAAAAAATGAATATCTACATAGACGGACCTAAAGTAACTTTGCCAGTTCAAGAATTAGCTATTGGAGGTAATTTCGATAATGAACTCTTAACTGAGGATGTTGATGTGGCTTACATTGATGGCGTAGCTGTGAGAACTGATGATAATGTTATTAATCTTGTATTGATAAACCGTTCACATCTCAAGAAACAGGAAATCAAAATAGAGATGCCTGGAGGTTATGTGCCTGTTACAATGTGGAAAATCGAGAATGATGATATTAATGCTGGGAATTCGGAAGATATGAGGGAACATATATCTCCACAAATGATAAATCTGTCCAGAAAACATTTGAATTCGAAAATCATTATATCCCCATGTGGGTTCATTCTTATTCAATATAAGAAAGGATAA